From Primulina tabacum isolate GXHZ01 chromosome 2, ASM2559414v2, whole genome shotgun sequence, one genomic window encodes:
- the LOC142524755 gene encoding LOW QUALITY PROTEIN: pleiotropic drug resistance protein 2-like (The sequence of the model RefSeq protein was modified relative to this genomic sequence to represent the inferred CDS: deleted 1 base in 1 codon), with amino-acid sequence MAAAALAGDDLSRTMSSTRSWRSQSLREVWQGPPDVFSRNSTRRQALDDEEELKWAAIERLPTYDRLRKGMLQQVMSNGKVVHAEVDVANLGVQDKKVLMESILKVVEEDNEKFLQRLRNRTDRVGVEIPKIEVRFQNLYIEGDAYVGTRALPTLLNSTLNTLEGTLGMIGLSPSKKRVVQILKEVSGIIRPSRMTLLLGPPGSGKTTLLKALAGKADDDMRVTGKITYCGHEFHEFVPQRTCAYISQHDLHYGEMTVRETLDFSGRCLGVGTRYDLLTELSRREKESGIRPDPEIDAFMKATAMVGQETSLITDYVLKILGLDICADIMVGDEMRRGISGGQKKRVTTGEMLVGPAKAFFMDEISTGLDSSTTFQIVKFMKQMVHINDVTMVISLLQPAPETYELFDDVILISDGQIVYQGPREDVLNFFEFMGFKCPERKGVADFLQEVTSKKDQAQYWCRNNQPYHYISVPEFSQAFASFRTGQQLVEELRTPYDKSSAHPAALVKQKYGISNWELFRACFSREWLLMKRSSFVYIFKTTQITIMATIALTVFLRTEMKAGTMADSSKFLGALFFSLINVMFNGMQELAMTVFRLPVFFKQRDSLFYPAWAFALPIGVLRVPISVMESGLWIILTYYSIGFAPSPARFFKQFLAFIGVHQMALSLFRFIAAAGRTQVVANTLGSFTLLLVFVLGGFVVAKDDIQDWMIWGYYISPMMYGQNAIAINEFLSERWSTPTNGTEPTVGKTLLKDRGLFRTESWYWICIFALFGFTVLFNVLFIAALTYLNPLGDNKAVIADDDEERKNTRQTTSNIEMASRNNEARRGMILPFQPLSLAFNNVNYYVDMPAEMKTQGVTEERLQLLRDISGAFRPGVLTALVGVSGAGKTTLMDVLAGRKTGGYIEGTINISGYPKNQETFARVSGYCEQNDIHSPYVTIYESLLYSAWLRLSADVNTEARKMFVEEVMDLVELKSLRNALVGLPEVDGLSTEQRKRLTIAVELVSNPSIIFMDEPTSGLDARAAAIVMRTVRNTVDTGRTVVCTIHQPSIDIFEAFDELLLMKRGGQVIYCGTLGHHSHELVEYFEAIQGVPKIKEGTNPATWMLDVSSATVEAQLGVDFAEIYSKSGLYRRNQDLIKELSIPAPGSKDLFFPTQYSQSFLTQCKACFWKQHWSYWRNSQYNVIRFFTTIIIGIMFGVIFWQKGDKISQQQDLLNLLGATYAAVMFLGAGNASAVQSVVAIERTVFYRERAAGMYSELPYAFAQVAIETIYVVVQTLIYSLLLYSMIGYHWTGEKFFYFYYFIFMCFTYFSMYGMMVVALTPGHQIAAIVMSFFLSFWNLFSGFLVPRPLIPVWWRWYYWASPVAWTIYGVFTSQLGDVTSDLELAGGLGKTTVKDFLKDSLGYDHDFLIPVVFAHVGWVLIFFFVFAYGIKFLNFQRR; translated from the exons AGAACAGACAG GGTAGGAGTCGAGATTCCAAAGATTGAGGTGAGGTTTCAGAATCTATACATAGAGGGAGATGCTTATGTTGGAACAAGAGCCCTACCAACTCTGCTCAATTCAACACTCAATACACTCGAG GGAACTCTCGGAATGATTGGTCTTTCTCCATCAAAAAAAAGAGTTGTTCAAATACTTAAAGAAGTTAGTGGAATTATAAGACCATCAAG GATGACCCTTCTGCTCGGGCCACCGGGTTCGGGAAAAACAACACTTCTAAAAGCACTTGCAGGAAAAGCTGATGATGATATGAGG GTGACTGGAAAAATCACATATTGTGGGCACGAGTTTCATGAATTTGTCCCTCAAAGAACCTGTGCTTATATCAGCCAGCACGATCTTCATTACGGTGAAATGACAGTTCGTGAGACATTGGATTTCTCGGGCCGATGCTTAGGAGTTGGAACAAGGTATGATTTGCTGACAGAGTTATCAAGAAGAGAAAAAGAATCAGGTATTAGACCCGATCCTGAGATTGATGCTTTCATGAAAGCCACAGCTATGGTTGGTCAAGAAACAAGCTTGATTACTGATTATGTGCTAAAG ATTCTTGGATTGGATATTTGTGCTGACATTATGGTAGGAGACGAAATGAGAAGGGGAATTTCAGGCGGACAAAAGAAACGTGTTACCACTG GTGAAATGTTGGTAGGACCGGCAAAAGCATTCTTCATGGATGAAATATCAACAGGACTGGATAGCTCCACAACTTTCCAAATCGTCAAGTTTATGAAACAAATGGTTCATATCAATGATGTAACCATGGTCATATCTTTATTGCAGCCGGCTCCGGAAACATATGAACTATTCGATGATGTTATCCTTATTTCAGATGGTCAGATTGTTTATCAGGGTCCTCGTGAAGATGTACTCAATTTTTTCGAGTTCATGGGATTCAAATGTCCTGAAAGAAAGGGAGTTGCTGATTTTCTACAAGAAGTTACTTCAAAGAAGGATCAAGCTCAGTACTGGTGCAGAAACAATCAACCTTATCATTATATCTCCGTACCCGAGTTTTCACAGGCGTTCGCTTCTTTTCGAACAGGGCAACAACTTGTTGAAGAACTCAGAACTCCTTATGATAAATCATCAGCTCATCCAGCAGCTTTGGTAAAACAGAAATATGGAATCTCGAACTGGGAGCTTTTCAGGGCTTGTTTCTCCAGGGAATGGCTTTTGATGAAGCGTAGCtcatttgtatatatatttaaaactaCTCAAATAACGATAATGGCAACCATAGCCTTGACGGTGTTCTTAAGAACGGAGATGAAAGCTGGAACAATGGCAGATTCTTCAAAATTTTTGGGAGCATTGTTCTTCAGTCTTATTAATGTCATGTTTAATGGGATGCAAGAGCTCGCAATGACGGTTTTTAGACTTCCTGTATTTTTCAAACAAAGGGATTCATTATTTTACCCGGCTTGGGCTTTTGCCTTGCCAATTGGGGTTCTTCGAGTTCCGATTTCAGTGATGGAGTCTGGTTTGTGGATCATCTTGACGTACTACTCTATCGGCTTTGCACCCTCACCGGCAAG aTTTTTCAAGCAATTCCTGGCATTTATTGGGGTACACCAGATGGCGCTTTCTTTGTTCCGTTTCATCGCAGCAGCTGGAAGAACTCAAGTTGTTGCAAACACACTCGGATCCTTCACTTTATTATTGGTCTTTGTGCTAGGAGGCTTTGTC GTTGCGAAAG ACGACATTCAAGATTGGATGATATGGGGATACTACATTTCTCCGATGATGTACGGCCAAAACGCCATTGCCATCAATGAGTTTCTCTCTGAGAGATGGAGCACA CCTACAAATGGAACGGAACCAACTGTGGGAAAAACTCTTCTTAAGGACAGAGGTTTATTTAGAACTGAAAGTTGGTACTGGATCTGCATCTTTGCTCTTTTCGGATTCACTGTTCTGTTCAACGTTCTATTTATTGCAGCTTTGACATACTTAAACC CTCTGGGTGATAATAAAGCTGTCATAGCAGACGATGATGAGGAAAGAAAGAACACACGACAAACAACGTCTAACATTGAAATGGCTTCAAGAAACAATGAAGCAAGAAGAGGGATGATTTTACCTTTCCAGCCACTTTCCCTTGCATTCAACAATGTTAATTATTATGTCGACATGCCTGCT GAAATGAAGACTCAAGGGGTTACTGAGGAAAGGCTTCAGTTGCTACGAGACATCAGCGGTGCTTTCAGGCCCGGTGTTTTAACCGCGTTGGTAGGTGTTAGTGGCGCTGGGAAGACAACCTTGATGGATGTTTTGGCCGGTAGAAAAACGGGAGGATATATCGAAGGAACCATAAACATTTCAGGTTACCCGAAAAACCAGGAAACATTTGCTCGAGTCAGTGGTTACTGCGAACAAAACGATATCCATTCACCTTATGTTACTATATACGAATCACTCCTCTATTCTGCTTGGCTACGCCTTTCTGCTGATGTCAATACAGAAGCACGGAAG ATGTTTGTGGAGGAGGTAATGGATTTAGTTGAGCTTAAGTCTTTGAGAAATGCTCTTGTTGGGCTTCCAGAAGTTGATGGCCTTTCGACAGAACAGAGGAAGAGGCTCACTATTGCCGTCGAGTTAGTTTCGAATCCTTCTATAATCTTTATGGATGAACCAACTTCTGGGCTCGATGCAAGAGCCGCTGCCATTGTCATGCGTACAGTGAGAAATACAGTGGATACAGGCCGAACCGTTGTCTGCACAATTCATCAACCTAGTATAGACATTTTCGAAGCTTTTGATGAG CTCCTGCTGATGAAGAGAGGTGGACAGGTGATTTATTGTGGAACCCTAGGCCACCATTCTCACGAACTTGTTGAATATTTTGAG GCCATACAAGGCGTTCCGAAGATTAAAGAGGGTACTAATCCAGCTACTTGGATGTTGGATGTCAGCTCCGCTACTGTTGAAGCTCAACTTGGTGTTGATTTTGCAGAAATATACTCCAAATCCGGCCTTTATCG GAGGAACCAAGATTTGATAAAGGAACTAAGCATACCAGCACCAGGGTCTAAAGACCTATTCTTCCCTACTCAATATTCACAATCTTTTCTAACTCAATGCAAGGCGTGCTTCTGGAAGCAACACTGGTCATACTGGAGAAACTCACAGTATAACGTCATTCGTTTTTTCACAACCATCATCATCGGCATTATGTTTGGAGTTATATTTTGGCAAAAGGGTGACAAAAT AAGCCAACAACAAGACTTGCTTAATCTGCTCGGAGCTACATATGCTGCAGTTATGTTCTTGGGAGCTGGCAATGCTTCGGCAGTTCAATCAGTAGTTGCGATCGAGAGAACGGTGTTTTACCGTGAAAGGGCCGCAGGAATGTATTCGGAATTACCATATGCCTTTGCTCAG GTGGCAATAGAGACTATCTACGTCGTAGTTCAGACTCTTATTTACTCTCTACTTCTTTACTCCATGATTGGATACCACTGGACAGGAGAAAAGTTCTTTTACTTCTACTACTTCATATTCATGTGCTTCACTTACTTCTCAATGTATGGTATGATGGTTGTCGCGCTGACTCCCGGTCACCAAATAGCTGCCATTGTCATGTCATTCTTCCTCAGCTTCTGGAACTTATTCTCCGGTTTTCTCGTTCCTCGTCCT CTTATTCCAGTATGGTGGAGATGGTATTACTGGGCCTCTCCGGTTGCTTGGACgatatatggtgttttcacatcCCAACTAGGCGATGTGACCAGTGATCTGGAACTAGCAGGCGGCCTTGGAAAGACGACGGTGAAGGACTTTCTGAAAGATAGCTTGGGCTATGATCATGACTTCCTTATTCCTGTTGTTTTCGCGCACGTAGGTTGGGTTCTTATCTTCTTCTTCGTATTCGCCTATGGCATCAAGTTCCTTAACTTCCAAAGGAGATAG
- the LOC142537157 gene encoding ethylene-responsive transcription factor ERF024-like, which produces MDFDQENQRWNPSSSSVDHDHAPFAEADPDEKSSIASTHKKRGGRKINRRISELRDPNKKSTLSSGNPEMAVAVHDMAAVTLLGKVPLLDFSTSICPPGVESCADDIRNAARYSSCSSSSSCIMSEFLAEKPAPVDKISNASMMDLWGSKVGCDHGNIGFVDEEAVFNMPDLVNSMAEGMLLTPPAMKRGFKWDYIDDDYTYLDLWGNL; this is translated from the coding sequence ATGGATTTTGATCAAGAAAACCAGCGGTGGAATCCATCTTCTTCATCAGTTGATCATGATCACGCGCCTTTTGCGGAAGCAGACCCTGATGAGAAATCGAGCATTGCATCCACGCACAAGAAAAGGGGTGGACGGAAAATAAACAGGAGGATCTCTGAATTGCGTGATCCCAACAAGAAATCAACATTATCCTCCGGTAACCCTGAGATGGCGGTGGCCGTACATGACATGGCAGCCGTGACGCTGCTTGGTAAGGTCCCGCTACTGGATTTCTCTACTTCTATCTGCCCCCCTGGGGTGGAGTCTTGCGCCGATGATATTCGAAATGCTGCTAGATATTCCTCGTGTTCTAGTTCTTCTAGTTGTATTATGAGTGAATTCCTTGCAGAAAAACCTGCTCCTGTAGACAAGATTTCGAATGCTTCGATGATGGATTTGTGGGGAAGTAAAGTTGGTTGTGATCACGGGAATATCGGATTCGTGGACGAGGAGGCGGTGTTTAACATGCCGGATTTGGTGAATAGCATGGCGGAGGGAATGCTGCTGACTCCACCGGCTATGAAAAGAGGATTCAAATGGGATTATATAGATGATGATTACACTTACTTGGATTTGTGGGGAAATTTATAA
- the LOC142537158 gene encoding uncharacterized protein LOC142537158, whose translation MIDLSSCLSESAIQISDRTSCSKNSNVSCIISPNSTLSTQNTVTCLYRTILSTRKKILITVTWSKNSLSQGLSITIGEDPSISFKVNTNPRLFRKLKGSKSLDFQGCKVEVFWDFSSARYRSVHEPEPDDGYYIFITFDSELGMFLGDKARETLQKQEKSGPRMAKFSLITRHEHFSGNSHYQTKAKFCETGAAHDILIRRSGELEGRKNSELSVSIDKKTVIRVRSLQWNFRGNQTIFLDGLLVDLMWNVHDWFCNPDSGHGVFMFRTRSGRDSRLWMEEKILHKDEKEEFSLMIFAACKNM comes from the coding sequence ATGATAGACCTCTCATCTTGTTTAAGTGAATCTGCAATACAGATCTCTGATAGGACTTCATGTTCAAAAAACTCAAATGTTTCTTGTATAATATCTCCGAATTCGACTCTTTCGACTCAAAATACTGTCACTTGTTTATACAGAACGATCCTCTCCACTCGTAAGAAGATTTTGATCACAGTTACATGGAGCAAGAATAGTTTGTCTCAGGGATTGAGCATAACAATTGGCGAAGATCCATCAATCTCATTCAAGGTCAACACGAATCCGAGATTATTCAGAAAATTAAAAGGCAGCAAATCACTTGATTTCCAGGGCTGCAAGGTTGAAGTTTTCTGGGATTTTTCGTCAGCCCGGTACCGATCGGTGCACGAACCCGAACCGGATGACGGCTATTATATCTTCATCACGTTTGACTCCGAACTTGGCATGTTTCTTGGAGACAAGGCTCGAGAAACCCTACAAAAGCAGGAGAAATCTGGTCCCCGGATGGCGAAGTTCTCATTGATCACCCGTCATGAACATTTTTCAGGCAATTCCCATTACCAAACCAAGGCTAAATTCTGCGAAACAGGGGCTGCACACGACATTTTGATACGCAGAAGTGGAGAACTCGAAGGTCGGAAGAATTCGGAGCTATCGGTTTCCATTGATAAGAAGACGGTGATTCGTGTGAGGAGTCTGCAGTGGAATTTCCGGGGAAACCAGACGATTTTCTTGGATGGATTGCTTGTTGATTTGATGTGGAATGTTCATGATTGGTTCTGTAATCCCGATTCTGGACATGGGGTGTTTATGTTCAGGACCAGAAGTGGAAGGGATAGCAGATTGTGGATGGAGGAGAAGATCTTGCACAAAGATGAAAAGGAAGAATTTTCACTGATGATCTTTGCAGCCTGTAAGAATATGTAA